Part of the Tolypothrix sp. PCC 7910 genome, ATATAGTCAACTAGCGTTAAACAAATCAGAAATTACGTATTAAGACTGAACCAAAAAAGCCAAGAATGATGCGGAAAAAGTAGAGTATTCGCAGTTAAAAACCTTTAAGAATGTATATATATTCTACTGTATGCTCTTATAGCAAAAATTGTGTAGAAGTTCATCTATCCCCAGCATTAGATATAAATATACCAATGCACATATAAAAAGATTAAATATAAATACGGTGCCAAAAAGCTTATTTCCCGTAGTAGATGCATAAAGAGAATTGACCGATTAAATTGAAATCAAGTTTAATCAAAAGTTATCAAATCTTTTCAGTAAAAGTGCTAGGCGCAATCTTGGAGCTGCCTGCAACTTTTTAACAATCAGCACAACAACAAACTATGAACGCTACCACGGAACAACGCATCGCTTTAATTTCAGTCCACGGAGACCCGGCGATTGAAATAGGGAAGGAAGAAGCCGGCGGTCAGAATGTTTACGTCCGCAACGTAGGTGAAGCACTAGCGCGGCTAGGATGGCAGGTAGATATGTTTACCCGCCAAGTAAGTGCGGAGCAAGAAACAATTGTGCAGCACAGTCCCAACTGCCGCACCATTCGCTTTCAAGCCGGGCCTTTAGAGTTTGTGCCACGAGATAATTTATTTGTTTATTTACCAGAATTTATTGAGAAGTTCCGCCAATTTCAGCAAGAAAACGGTATTACCTATCGCTTAGTTCATACCAACTACTGGCTTTCTAGCTGGGTAGGGATGCAATTGAAGAAATTCCAAGGAAGCAAACAGGTTCATACATACCACTCTTTAGGAGCAGTCAAGTACAACACCATAGATAATATTCCAGCAATTGCTAGTAAACGATTAGCAGTAGAAAAAGAAGTATTAGAGACAGCAGAAACAATAGTGGCTACGAGTCCGCAAGAAAAGCAGCATATGCGATCGCTCGTTTCCACTAAAGGTAATATTGATATCATTCCCTGCGGTACAGATATTCGGCAATTTGGCTCTATAGATAGAGAAGCAGCGCGAGCTAAGTTAGGAATTGCACCAGATGCGAAAGTAGTATTGTACGTTGGAAGGTTTGACCCTCGTAAAGGTATAGAAACCGTAGTTCGTGCCGTTGGAGCCTCGAAATTGCGTGGTTCGGAAAATTTGCAATTGATTATTGGCGGTGGTAGCACCCCAGGTAACAGCGACGGTATAGAACGCGATCGCATTGAAGGCATTATTAATGAACTGGGCATGAACGAGATGACCACCCTACCCGGTCGCCTCTGTCAAACTGTGCTACCTACTTACTACGCTGCGGCTGATGTTTGCGTTGTTCCTAGCCACTACGAACCCTTTGGACTCGTGGCGATTGAAGCAATGGCTAGCGGTACACCAGTAATCGCCAGCGATGTGGGAGGATTACAATTTACTGTAGTTTCCGAAAAAACTGGGATATTAGCGCCACCTCGAGACGTACCAGCCTTTACAGATGCGATTGACCGCATTTTGATGAATCCCGAATGGCGAGAACAGTTAGGTAAAGCTGCTAGGGAACGTGTGATCAGCAAGTTTAGTTGGGATGGTGTTGCATCTCAGCTGAGTGAACTTTACACCCAACTGTTAGAACAGCCTGTAGTTCCTGATTTAGTACCAGCGTTGGTGTCTAGTTTGGAAAAATCTGTCGCGCAACCTGCGGTGCAAGTTAGTAAGGAACCAGCTTTGCAAAGATAAGCAGCAACAGCAGAGACGCGATGAATCGCGTCTGTACAAGGGTCAAGGGTAATTAGTTTTGAGATATTCTTTAGATATCTTGGACTATTGACTCTTGACTCTTGGCATTTAAGACTATACTTAGCATCGACAGTATGAACGCCAATGGCTAACTAATTGTTGTGCAACCAGTTGATTTTACGACTCTCACCGCTGCTTGTAGCGAACTTCGCACTTACTGGTTACCATCCAGAACAGAGCAGGTTTTCCAGCGCGATCGCTATACTATTTCTATCGCCTTACGTACCCTCAAACAGCGGGGTTGGCTAGAGATTTCTTGGCATCCCCAAGCTGCACGCATCTGTATTGGTAATCCACCGCCACGGGTACCAGATACTTTTACTTTTAGCCAACAACTTATACACCAATTGGGTGGTTTGGCATTAGTAGGTATTGAAGCGATCGCACCTTGGGAGCGTGTTGTTGATTTCCAATTTGCTCGTCGTCCCCAAGAGAGCGCATTGTATCACGTTTACGTGGAAATTATGGGGAAATACAGCAATGTTATCCTCACGGATGCTAACAATTTAATTATCACTGCCGCGCATCAAGTTAGTCAGCAACAATCTAGCGTCCGTCCTATCCAAACTGGACAAACTTATGAAACTCCGCCGAAACTCACTGGCCCAGTTCCTAGTGTGAGTGAATCTGCACAACGTTGGCAAGAACGCGTGAGTTTAGTACCAGGAGCTATTAAGCGTCAGTTGCTCAAAAGTTATAGTGGTTTAAGTGCATCGCTGGTAGAATCAATGGTGCGATCGGCAAACATATTACCAGAAACAACCACCGATAGCCTGACACCGGAAGATTGGCAAAGATTGTTTCAGCAATGGCAAGTATGGCTAGAAGCATTACAAGCCGAGAAGTTTCACCCTGCTTGGATGGATGATGGATACACTGTCATGGGTTGGGGTGGAGTAACACCAGCAAAAGATACACAAGAACTACTCAACCGCTACTATACCGACCAACTTAACGAACAAGTATTTGCTCAACTCCGCCATCAGTTGAGCCAAAAATTAAATAATATCTTGGCTAAATTAAGGCTAAAAGCCAACACTTTTATAGAACGCTTGCAACAATCAGATCGAGCCGATGAATATCGCCACAAAGCCGATTTGTTGATGGCTAACTTGCACAATTGGGAAGCAGGGATGAAAGAAATTACCCTTCCTGATTTT contains:
- a CDS encoding NFACT family protein, encoding MQPVDFTTLTAACSELRTYWLPSRTEQVFQRDRYTISIALRTLKQRGWLEISWHPQAARICIGNPPPRVPDTFTFSQQLIHQLGGLALVGIEAIAPWERVVDFQFARRPQESALYHVYVEIMGKYSNVILTDANNLIITAAHQVSQQQSSVRPIQTGQTYETPPKLTGPVPSVSESAQRWQERVSLVPGAIKRQLLKSYSGLSASLVESMVRSANILPETTTDSLTPEDWQRLFQQWQVWLEALQAEKFHPAWMDDGYTVMGWGGVTPAKDTQELLNRYYTDQLNEQVFAQLRHQLSQKLNNILAKLRLKANTFIERLQQSDRADEYRHKADLLMANLHNWEAGMKEITLPDFETNLPVAIALQPDKNAVQNAQSLYKQHQKLKRARAAVEPLLAEVNTEIEYLEQVEAAIAQIEKYQTAEDLQALEEIRDELIGQRYLEDPEYRNRSTNEDSSSNFYRYRTPSGFEVLIGRNNRQNDQLTFRVAGDYDLWFHAQEIPGSHVLLRLEPGAVPEETDLQFTANLTSYYSRARQSDQVPVVYTQPKYVYKPKGAKPGIAIYKQERILWGQPQSIVKAQTL
- a CDS encoding glycosyltransferase family 1 protein, translated to MNATTEQRIALISVHGDPAIEIGKEEAGGQNVYVRNVGEALARLGWQVDMFTRQVSAEQETIVQHSPNCRTIRFQAGPLEFVPRDNLFVYLPEFIEKFRQFQQENGITYRLVHTNYWLSSWVGMQLKKFQGSKQVHTYHSLGAVKYNTIDNIPAIASKRLAVEKEVLETAETIVATSPQEKQHMRSLVSTKGNIDIIPCGTDIRQFGSIDREAARAKLGIAPDAKVVLYVGRFDPRKGIETVVRAVGASKLRGSENLQLIIGGGSTPGNSDGIERDRIEGIINELGMNEMTTLPGRLCQTVLPTYYAAADVCVVPSHYEPFGLVAIEAMASGTPVIASDVGGLQFTVVSEKTGILAPPRDVPAFTDAIDRILMNPEWREQLGKAARERVISKFSWDGVASQLSELYTQLLEQPVVPDLVPALVSSLEKSVAQPAVQVSKEPALQR